The DNA sequence TTCTGGCTACTTCAAATGCAGCTATATATTTAGGAGGAATTCCTAAATTTGTAGATATTGATATTAATAGTTACAATATTGATGTTAATAAAATAGAAGAAAAGATAACTAATAAAACTAAAATGATTGTACCTGTTAGTTATGGTGGATATCCTGTAAATATTTTAAAAATAAAAGATATTGCTAAAAAATATAATTTGATTGTAATAGAGGATGCAGCACATGCGTTAGGAGCAACTAGAAATGGAATAAAAGTAGGAAAAGAAGCAGATATGACTATGTTCTCTTTTCATCCTATAAAACATATTACAACAGGAGAAGGTGGAGTAATAGTAACAGATAATAAAGATTATTTTGAAAAATTAAAAATTTTTAGAAATCATGGAATAGTAAAAGATAAAAAAAAATTAATTAATATTGGCGAAGAGTGGTATTATGAAATGCAATATTTAGGATATAATTATAGAATGACAGATTTTCAAGCTGCATTAGGAGTGTCACAATTAAAAAAAATAGATAATTTTGTAAAAAGAAGAAGAGAAATAGCTAATATTTATGGAGAAGCGTTTAAAAATATAGACAATATAAAATTGCCACCTGATAGTGAGAAAAATAAAAATGTATATCATCTCTATCCAATTTTAGTTGATAAAAGAGATGAACTTTATAGAGAATTAAAAAAAGTGGGAATAAACTGCCAAATTAATTATATTCCTATTTATAAACAACCATATTATAAAGAAAAATTTGAGTATAATATAGATGAATTTAAAAATTCAGAACTGTTTTATTTAAAAGAACTATCGATACCAATGTATCCAAAATTAAAAGATGAGGATATAAACTATATTATTGAAATCATTATTGAAAAAATAAAGAAATTATGATAGAATATTAAAATAGGATTATAATGTTCTATTTTAATTGCTAGACTGAGAGTAGGAGGTAAATATGTTAGAATTATTAATAATGGTTTTTGTAGGAGCATTAATTGGATGGTTTACAAATTATTTAGCTATAAAGCTTTTGTTTAAACCGTATAATGAGATAAATATTTTAGGATTTAAATTACAGGGAGTAATACCTAAAAGGCAAAAAGAGATAGCTGAAAATATATCTGTTACAGTAAATGAGCATTTAATTTCAATGAAAGATATTAAAAATTCTGTAAACAGTATTGAAATAGAAAATGAAATAGAAAAGATTGTAGATAAAATTGTAGATGAAAAATTAAAATCGGAATTATTAGAAAAAATTCCTATGGTTGGAATGTTTTTGAATGATAAGATTTTAGGTAAAATAAAAGAGTATATAAAAGATGTTTTAGAAGATAATAAAGAAGAGCTTCTTGGAATGTTTTTGGAGAAAGTAGAGGAGAAAGTAGATTTTAAAGAGATTGTGAGAGAAAAGATAGAAAATTTTTCCTTAGAAGAGATTGAAGCTTTAGTTTTAGGAATTGCAAAAGAAGAATTAAAACATATAGAAATTATTGGAGGAATTTTAGGAGCAATAATTGGACTTGTTCAGTTTTTTATAACACGGGTGATAATATGAAAAAATTAAATTTATTATTAATATTTTTTATTATAACGGTGGCTTCTTCAGGGGCGATGTTAAAAGGTATTGTTACTGTAGAAGGTAGTGATAATTTTGGAGTTTTTGTATATTTAGATAAAACAACAAATTATGATATAAGTGATAGAGACGGAAAATTTGAGTTAAATGGTTTTAAAATTGGTAAAACGTATAATCTGATTTTTCAAAAAGAGGATTATCCTGAAATTAAAAA is a window from the Haliovirga abyssi genome containing:
- the pseC gene encoding UDP-4-amino-4,6-dideoxy-N-acetyl-beta-L-altrosamine transaminase, producing MEKKYGYGKQWIFEEDINEVVKVLKSDFLTQGPKVEEFEKKIADYIGTKYAVVFSNGTAALHGAYFAGGLKKDDEVITTPITFLATSNAAIYLGGIPKFVDIDINSYNIDVNKIEEKITNKTKMIVPVSYGGYPVNILKIKDIAKKYNLIVIEDAAHALGATRNGIKVGKEADMTMFSFHPIKHITTGEGGVIVTDNKDYFEKLKIFRNHGIVKDKKKLINIGEEWYYEMQYLGYNYRMTDFQAALGVSQLKKIDNFVKRRREIANIYGEAFKNIDNIKLPPDSEKNKNVYHLYPILVDKRDELYRELKKVGINCQINYIPIYKQPYYKEKFEYNIDEFKNSELFYLKELSIPMYPKLKDEDINYIIEIIIEKIKKL
- a CDS encoding DUF445 domain-containing protein, with translation MLELLIMVFVGALIGWFTNYLAIKLLFKPYNEINILGFKLQGVIPKRQKEIAENISVTVNEHLISMKDIKNSVNSIEIENEIEKIVDKIVDEKLKSELLEKIPMVGMFLNDKILGKIKEYIKDVLEDNKEELLGMFLEKVEEKVDFKEIVREKIENFSLEEIEALVLGIAKEELKHIEIIGGILGAIIGLVQFFITRVII